One Aspergillus oryzae RIB40 DNA, chromosome 2 genomic window carries:
- a CDS encoding transmembrane 9 family protein (endosomal membrane proteins, EMP70), whose product MELRCLWCPQWALWLLFVSYSCAFYIPGYSVKRYADDESIPLLVNKIFSDHTQLQYAYYDLPFVCPPSGKTHGGSPFGSGHSVSLNLGEILRGDRLMTSDFELQMGKNVECQALCTAEVGRKDVKWAHQLINEGYVAEWIVDNLPGATSFVTVDRSRKYYATGFKLGSRDPSPIDGKPHYYINNHFTIVIRWRSAPEGGKLIVGFEIYPKSIRAEDHVENGCPKQVHEHHDGLELYIPPNTSKLREMYPGSSYIPEDDGVDDGTTLKIPYTYSIYFKEDNSIDWSSRWDLYFSNQDDSSMTHWFAILNSLTISSVLGVAVYVIWGRTVQGDIKGRGDGAMDEAKLKARSAAKAKTLERKGDGLLDHGSDLERDADISSDDEGLEDVSGWKLLHGDVFRVPEYSGLLAPLVGSGMQLLFMTSGLLLLSCLGILNPSFRGGFVSVGMGLFVFAGLFSGYFSARLYKTFGGANWRKNTLITALFIPGLTFCLIFILNLFVWAQASSTAIPFGTLIGLLALWLLIQVPLVYMGSWYGYVRTAPWEHPTKTMSIARQIPPQPWYLHNTYGPVLTGLAPFAVLFIELLYVFKNLWQDKSGYYYVFGFLSAVSTILMVTVSQVTIIATYSQLCSENYHWWWQSFLTGGSSAFWVFAYCIWYYFFHLHITGFVSSLLFFSYSFLACAVYGLLTGTVGFLTAYAFVRRIYSGVKVD is encoded by the exons ATGGAGCTGAGATGCTTGTGGTGCCCTCAATGGGCTTTGTGGTTATTATTCGTCTCATACTCCTGCGCGTTCTACATACCTG GCTATTCAGTCAAACGTTACGCCGATGACGAGTCGATTCCCCTTCTTGTGAACAAAATCTTTTCCGACCATACGCAGCTCCAATACGCCTACTATGACCTGCCTTTCGTCTGCCCCCCGAGCGGGAAAACGCATGGCGGCTCACCCTTCGGCTCGGGACATAGCGTTTCGCTTAACTTGGGAGAGATTCTACGTGGTGATCGGTTAATGACGTCTGACTTTGAACTGCAGATGGGAAAGAATGTGGAATGTCAAGCCCTCTGCACTGCGGAAGTAGGGCGCAAAGACGTCAAGTGGGCGCATCAGCTTATCAACGAAGGCTATGTAGCAGAATGGATCGTGGACAACTTGCCTGGAGCGACTAGCTTTGTCACCGTTGACCGTAGTCGCAAGTACTACGCAACTGGGTTCAAGCTCGGATCTCGGGACCCCTCACCCATTGATGGAAAACCACACTACTATATCAATAACCATTTCACCATCGTGATCCGCTGGCGGTCGGCACCTGAAGGTGGCAAGTTGATTGTTGGTTTCGAGATTTATCCGAAGAGTATTCGCGCCGAGGACCATGTGGAGAACGGTTGCCCCAAACAAGTACATGAGCACCACGACGGTCTGGAGCTTTACATTCCTCCAAACACATCAAAACTCCGTGAGATGTATCCCGGTTCTTCATATATTCCGGAAGACGACGGAGTTGACGACGGAACCACACTGAAGATTCCGTACACATACTCAATTTATTTCAAGGAGGACAACAGTATTGACTGGTCTAGTCGATGGGACCTCTATTTTAGCAACCAAGACGATAGCTCTATGACGCATTGGTTTGCAATTCTCAATTCATTGACTATATCTAGCGTTCTTGGGGTGGCTGTATATGTCATCTGGGGACGAACGGTGCAAGGAGATATCAAGGGTCGTGGAGACGGGGCAATGGATGAAGCTAAACTAAAGGCTCGAAGCGCAGCCAAAGCAAAGACtcttgaaagaaaaggggacgGTCTCTTGGACCACGGATCGGATCTTGAGCGAGATGCAGATATATCATCTGACGACGAGGGTCTCGAAGATGTCAGCGGTTGGAAACTCCTGCACGGTGACGTTTTCCGAGTGCCGGAGTACAGCGGCCTACTGGCACCGCTTGTTGGCTCTGGTATGCAACTGTTGTTTATGACCTCGggacttcttctgctcagtTGCCTGGGTATTCTAAACCCCAGCTTCCGTGGCGGATTCGTTAGTGTTGGAATGGGTTTGTTCGTATTTGCAGGCCTCTTCTCCGGCTACTTCTCGGCAAGGTTGTACAAAACATTTGGCGGTGCTAATTGGAGGAAGAACACGTTAATT ACCGCTCTCTTCATCCCTGGTCTGACCTTCTGCCTCATATTCATCCTGAATCTCTTCGTTTGGGCACAGGCGTCCAGCACGGCAATCCCGTTTGGCACATTGATCGGTCTTCTTGCGCTCTGGTTGCTGATTCAGGTTCCTTTGGTTTATATGGGTAGTTGGTACGGTTATGTACGAACGGCGCCGTGGGAGCATCCAACCAAGACCATGTCAATCGCCCGACAAATTCCGCCGCAACCCTGGTACCTGCACAACACTTACGGACCCGTTTTGACAGGCCTGGCACCATTTGCCGTTCTATTCATTGAGCTTCTGTACGTATTTAAGAATTTGTGGCAGGACAAGAGTGGCTACTATTACGTGTTTGGCTTTTTGAGCGCCGTTTCGACTATCCTAATGGTCACGGTGAGTCAAGTGACCATCATCGCAACCTACAGTCAACTTTGCTCCGAG AATTACCATTGGTGGTGGCAGAGCTTCCTGACTGGCGGAAGCAGTGCATTCTGGGTCTTTGCTTACTGCATTTGGTACTACTTCTTCCACCTTCATATCACCGGCTTCGTTTCTAGTCTGCTCTTTTTCAGCTACAGCTTCCTGGCATGTGCAGTATACGGCTTGTTAACGGGGACGGTCGGGTTCTTGACGGCCTACGCGTTTGTCCGACGTATTTACAG CGGCGTCAAAGTTGATTGA
- a CDS encoding ubiquitin domain-containing protein DSK2 (ubiquitin-like protein): MADDTATAEDSPVTFNIKSSNDAKYTITLPVSTQVSELKEKLATSEYADTPAERQRLIYSGRVLKDNETLATYKIKDGHTIHLVKSAASNQRQAGTSQTASASTPSGTSATPAAGVPTNLAAGTGNNPLAGLTGARYAGFAQLPGAGMFGPDGGMGPPPDADSMLNMLENPQFQSTINEALQNPAMIDMMIQQNPMLREMGPGVRQMMQSPEFRRMLTDPNSLRQAMQLQRAMGGGGGLGGGSAFPAPGVTNTTPEESQNGQNNNGATPAPGAPAFNPFMPPGLGAGNPFAALFGGNPAMGGANPPSTSTATGTGQTETAQRAAGDAAGGDTTTGEGQNQQNAQNPFGLLFNPAMFGAQGGQVNPFNPQQNPFLRDPALLSQMMQAMGAPPGEAGAGGLGANPLAALLGGSGFGTPPPQDNRPPEERYAEQLRQLNDMGFYEFERNIEALRRAGGSVQGAVEYLLSHPS, encoded by the exons ATGGCTGATGACACCGCTACGGCGGAGGACTCGCCCGTCACCTTCAATATCAAGTCTTCGAATGATGCGAAATACACTATCACCCTTCCGGTATCTACGCAAGTGTCAgagttgaaagaaaagcttgCGACGTCGGAATATGCGGATACCCCGGCGGAGCGTCAGCGCCTAATCTACTCGGGAAGAGTATTAAAAGATAATGAAACCCTGGCTACGTACAAGATTAAAGATGGACACACCATCCATCTGGTAAAGAGTGCTGCTAGCAATCAGCGCCAGGCCGGCACTTCTCAGACTGCCTCGGCCTCCACGCCATCAGGCACCTCTGCTACTCCAGCCGCTGGTGTCCCCACAAACCTTGCGGCTGGCACAGGCAACAACCCACTGGCCGGTTTGACTGGCGCACGATATGCTGGTTTTGCGCAACTTCCAGGGGCTGGAATGTTTGGCCCAGATGGTGGC ATGGGCCCTCCTCCTGATGCCGACTCTATGCTTAATATGCTCGAAAACCCTCAATTCCAGTCTACTATCAATGAAGCTTTACAGAACCCAGCGATGATTGATATGATGATTCAACAAAATCCCATGTTGCGCGAAATGGGTCCCGGCGTGCGGCAAATGATGCAGAGCCCCGAATTTCGCCGTATGCTTACCGATCCCAATTCGCTTCGCCAGGCGATGCAACTTCAGAGAGCCAtgggtggcggtggtgggcttggtggtggtagcgCATTCCCTGCTCCGGGGGTCACAAACACAACACCAGAGGAAAGCCAAAACGGCCAGAATAACAACGGCGCTACTCCTGCCCCTGGCGCACCCGCGTTCAATCCATTCATGCCTCCGGGCCTTGGAGCTGGGAACCCTTTCGCTGCCCTTTTCGGCGGTAATCCAGCAATGGGCGGCGCGAACCCGCCCAGTACATCAACTGCGACGGGTACCGGTCAGACTGAGACTGCACAGAGAGCGGCTGGAGATGCTGCAGGGGGGGATACTACCACAGGAGAGGgtcaaaaccaacaaaatgCTCAGAATCCATTCGGGCTCCTTTTCAACCCCGCCATGTTCGGGGCACAAGGCGGTCAGGTGAACCCTTTCAATCCCCAACAAAATCCTTTCCTTCGCGATCCCGCTTTATTATCGCAGATGATGCAGGCAATGGGCGCACCACCAGGAGAAGCTGGCGCAGGTGGACTTGGCGCCAATCCCTTGGCGGCGCTCCTTGGAGGCAGTGGATTTGGAACCCCCCCTCCACAGGACAACCGACCGCCTGAGGAAAGGTACGCAGAACAGCTTCGCCAGCTCAATGATATGGGCTTCTATGAGTTtgagaggaatatcgaagcGCTGCGACGAGCAGGTGGCAGTGTACAAGGCGCAGTGGAATATCTGTTGAGCCATCCTTCTTGA